In Thermanaerovibrio velox DSM 12556, the genomic stretch TCCACACACTCCATGAGCCACGCTATCGTCATCCCGCAGGATATGGTGTCCATACCGAACCGGTTGCAGAGCTCATGGGCCTTCAGTATGGCCTCCAGATCGTCCACGCCGCAAAGGCACCCGAAGGAGGCCAGGGTCTCGTACTCGGGCCCCCCGTACCGGGGGTCCGCGTTGAACCTTCCTCCCCCGGCGACCCGCTTGCACCTCACCGCGCAGGCGAAACACCCTCCCCGGTCCAAAAGGTACCGGTCCGTCAGGGCCTCGTGACCTATCTCACCGGCCCCCTCAAAGATGCCCTCCCGGAAGTTGCGGGTGGGGAGCATGCCCATGGAGTTAAGGCCCATCAGGGTGGCGGAGGTACCGTACCGATGAAGCCCCATGGCCCCTGGATGATCCCTCCAACCGGAGAAAAGCCGCTGAAGCTCCGCCACCAGACCCCGGTCCTTGGGCTCCAGGGCCTTAGGGGGAGGACAGGCCACCGCCTTAACGTTCTTGGAGGCCATGACGGCCCCCATGCCCGCCCGGCCATTCACGTGATGAAGGTCGTTCACAAGGCAGGAGAACCTAACCCCCCTCTCCGCCGCGGGGCCCGCCACCACGGCGGTGCACTTGCCGTGCCGTTCGTAAAGGGCGTCCATGACCTCCCCGGTCTCAAGCCCCCTTAAGAACTCCCCGTCCAGCACCGAGACCTCCCCGCCCTCAACCCATAGGTAGCACATCCTCCCGTGCCGGCCGGTCATGACGATGGCGTCGATCCCCTGGGACCTCATGGCGGGGCCGAAGAACCCCCCCGCCTCGCTCTCCCCGTATCCGAACGACAGGGGGCTTCTGGCATAGGCCCCGTAACGGCACATGCCGTGGAAGGGCATGCCCGTGAGCAGCCCCGCCGCAAGTATGAACACGTTGTCCGGCCCCAAGGGGTCCACGCACGGGGAAAGCCTTTCCATCAACACCGGCAGGGCCAATCCCTTGGCGCCACCCCACCGGCGGCTCTCGGTCTCGTCCACCAGCTCCCGGCTGGTCCTGCGGGACGACAGGTCCACCCAATACCTGTTAAGCTCCATGCCCCACACCTCCGTTCCGGTTAAAGGAGTGCCTGAAACACTCCACCCCGTGATCGTCCACCGCCCCTACCGCCTGCATGAGGGAGTAACAAACCACCGGACCAGTGAAGACAAAACCAAGGGACTTAAGACGCCGCGAAAGGGCCCTTGACTCCTCGGTGCTGGGCGGAAGGGGCTCACGAATGGACCGGCGGCTAACTATGGGAACCCCTCCCACCGCCGACCATACCTGGTCGGATAGGCTGAGCCCCCGGTCCCACATTCGAAGCAGCGCCCTGGCGTTGTTCACCACACCCAATACCTTCGCAGGGCTCCTTATCATCATGGGCATCTGAAGCGCCGCCATCACCCCCTCTTCATCCATCTCCGCCAACCTCATGGGCTCGAAGTCCAGGAGGGCCCTCATGAGAAAAGGCCTCCTTTTGAGGATTAGAAGCCATGAGAGCCCGAACTGGAAAACCTCAAGGCAAAGGTGCTGAAATACCTTGAGCTCATCCCTCTCAGGGGTCCCCCACTCTTGGTCGTGGTACTGGATGTACAGGGGGTCCTGGAGCGCCCAGGGACACCTTACCTTATCATCCCCCATGGCTAACCCGGGCCACCCGGGTCTTAACCGCCGCATCCGCCACCGCCCCCGCCACCGCGGGCACCACCCGGGGGTCCAGCGGATCCGGTATTATCCGGTCCACCTCAAGGGAGTCCTGCACCACCGCCGCGATGGCCATGGCGGCGGCAAGCTTCATCTCCAGGTTTATCCGCCTTGCCCTCACCGCCAGGGCACCCTTGAATATCCCGGGGAACCCAAGGCAGTTGTTCACCTGGTTAGGGAAGTCGCTCCTGCCCGTGGCCACCACGAAGGCTCCCGCAGCCTTGGCCTCCTGGGGAAATATCTCCGGCGTTGGGTTCGCCATGGCGAAGACCACCGGTCGGTCCCCCATGGAACGGATCGAAGCCTGATCCAGCAGCCCCCCCTTTGAGACCCCTATGAAGACCTCCGCCCCCTTAAGGGCCTCCGATAAATCCCCCTTCACGCCGGCGGGATTGGTCCTGGCCGCAAGCTCCCGCTGGCGGTGCGACAGCCTTTCGTCCGAGGGGTCCATGACACCGTACCGGTCACAGAGCACCAGGTCCCGGGCACCAAGGTGCATCAGCATCTCCGCTATGGCGGACCCGGCGGCGCCTATGCCGTTCATCACGATCCGGCAGCCCTGAATGGGGGTCCCCCGGAGCTTGAGAGCGTTGAGAAGCCCCGCGGCCACCACCACCGCGGTGCCGTGCTGGTCATCGTGAAACACCGGGATGTCCAGCCTATCCTGCAGCTTCTCCTCTATCTCAAAGCACCGAGGGGCAGATATGTCCTCCAGGTTTATACCCCCAAATGAGACCGACACCTTGGCCACCGCGTCCACAAAGGCATCGGGGTCCCGCTCGTCAACGCAAAGGGGGAAGGCATCCAAACCGGCGAACCGCTTGAACAGGCAGCACTTGCCCTCCATCACCGGCAGGGCCGCCAGGGGGCCTATGTCACCTAGGCCCAGCACGGCGCTGCCGTCGGTCACCACCGCAACGGTGCTGCCCTTGGAGGTCATCTGGTAGGCCTCGTCGGGGTCCTTCTCTATGAGCCTGCAGGGCTCCGCCACCCCGGGGGTGTAGGCCAACGACAGGTCCTCCCGGGTCTCAAGGGGGACCCGGCTCTCCACGGATACCTTGCCCCGGTGGGCCCGGTGCAGCTCCACCGACCTCTGATAGACGTCGCTCATGGGAAACATCACTCCTTCCAACCTAAAACTACGCCAAGGAACCTGAAAAATCAAATGTTTATCAACCACACCGCAGGGTTTATACTTAAGGTTAACCACGGGCGGGGAGGATAGTTCATTGCGCGCAGCGGACCCCTACAGCTTGATACTTGCGTTCCTGATGATCCAGCTGGCCGCATTAGGGGCACTATTGGCGGACCTTCAAAGGGACCGGGACATCAGGGACCTGGGATTCCTATTGGGCCGGGTTCTGCAGATCTTCGGGTGGTCCATGATATTCTACCGGGACGTGCTCCCGGATGGGATATCCGTCATCTTGGGCAACTCCCTCATGTTCGCCGGCATATGTCTGGACGCCGCCACGCTGGTAAAGCTGTCCCGGACACCCCCCCGCTGGTACCGCCGGGCTGTGGCGGCCGCTTTGGCCGCCTTCGTAGGGACGGTGCTGTTGGAGCTCCCGGGGGTGCTCCAACGGGAGCGGGTGATGTTTATTTGCACGTTAATCCACGGGGGCCTCATGGGGTTGAGCTCCTACATGTTCTTCACCGCCCCCAAGGTCTCTCCCCTCCGCATGGTCCTATCCGCATCCTACGGGATCGCCGCTGCGATACTCTTCTGGAGGGGATGGTGGCTCACGGGGATAGGTTATTACCGACTCACGGACCCATCCCTACCCCAGGTGGCCTCCATACTGGCCGCCTTCGGCATATCGACGGTGAGCGCCATATCCTACGGGCTGCTCAAGAAGGAATGGGCCATACGGCAGATGCGGGTGCTGGCGGATCAGGACGGGCTGACCCATCTTTACAACCGCCGGGCCTTCATGAGGCTGGGGACCGAGATGTTCCAGCGGGCCCGTTCCCAAGGGACACCCCTCTGGGCCATGATGATAGACATAGACCACTTCAAGGAGATAAACGACACCTACGGCCACAGCACTGGGGACGAGATCATATCGGACCTGGCATTCGTGATGAACAAGGTGCTGGCGTGCCACGTCACATGCCGCTACGGGGGAGAGGAGTTCGCCGCCCTGGTGCTGGATCCAGATGCCTCTAAGGCCCGGGCCCTTGCGGAGGCCCTGATGGCGGAGGTCCGGCGGAGCTCCGTGATGGGCATATCATACACGGTCAGCATCGGCATCGCGGGGATGAGGGGGCACAAGAACTTGCTGGGCCTCATCAACGACGCGGACGCCGCCATGTACATGGCCAAACGCCTAGGACGAAACCGGATCGAGGTGTACCGGCCGGGAGAGCCCTCGGCCGATGAGGATCCCATGGGGGACCGCAAGGAGAGGGAGATGGAGGAGGCCCTGGGATGACAAAGAGCCCAAGCCCGGGACACCGCAAGGGGTAACCCCGTAGGGCCCCTGTCATACCCCATCCAGTGGCTAAAAAACAATTTTACTGCTACCATTGCCCAAGGCCCGAAGGCCCAAAGGAAGGACGTGATATGATGGGGCTTAAGGTGGAAAAGAACGACCGGGTAAGGGTTCACTACGAGGGCACCCTGAACGACGGCACCGTATTCGACTCCTCCGAGGGGAGGGAACCCCTGGAGTTCGTGGTGGGTTCCGGCGCGGTCATAGGGGGTTTCGACTCCGCGGTCATGGGCATGGCGGAGGGGGAGAGCAAGGAGGTAAGCATCCCCTGCGGCGAGGCTTACGGCCCCTGGAGCGAGGAGCTGGTGTTCAACGTCCCGCGGGATGCGTTCCCCTTCGAGCCCGAGGAGGGCATGGTGGTTCGTCTCAGCCTTCCCTCCGGGGAGGACATGGCCGCCACGGTTTGCGAAGCGGACGATCAGACGGTCACTCTGGACGCAAATCACCCGCTGGCCGGCAAGGATCTCAACTTCCGCATAACCCTGGTGGGAATCGACCGCCAGTAGGCCGGAGCTTGAGGACCTAGGGGGGTAAGGTGGGTCATGGGCGGACCTTACAACAGCTTCCTCGACCTGGCTAAGGAGCGGTTCAGCCTTAGGAGGTTCTCGGATCGTCCAGTGGAGGACCCGGTGCTGCTGCGGTGTGCGGAGGCGGCGCGCCTCGCCCCCTCCGCCTGCAACGGGCAGCCCTGGCGGATGTTCATGGCCAACCGCAAGGAGGTCACGGAACCACTTGGGGACGTGGCCTTCGGCGGAACCTACGGCATGAACTCCTTCGCCCAAAAGGCCCCAGCGCTTGTGGTCGTGGCATCCTCTCCCCTGCCCTGGACCGCCCGCATAGGGCAGTTCATAGGTGGCGTGCCCTTCGCCCCCTGCGACGCCGCGGTGGCGACGGAGCACTTCGTCCTCCAGGCCCAGAGCGAGGGGTTGGGAAGCTGCTGGATAGGCTTCTTCAACTTCAATGGGGTGGCAAGGTTCCTAAACCTCGATAGGGGACTTCGCCCCCTCTTCATTCTGGCCCTCGGGTACCCCCCGGAG encodes the following:
- a CDS encoding aldehyde ferredoxin oxidoreductase family protein; the encoded protein is MELNRYWVDLSSRRTSRELVDETESRRWGGAKGLALPVLMERLSPCVDPLGPDNVFILAAGLLTGMPFHGMCRYGAYARSPLSFGYGESEAGGFFGPAMRSQGIDAIVMTGRHGRMCYLWVEGGEVSVLDGEFLRGLETGEVMDALYERHGKCTAVVAGPAAERGVRFSCLVNDLHHVNGRAGMGAVMASKNVKAVACPPPKALEPKDRGLVAELQRLFSGWRDHPGAMGLHRYGTSATLMGLNSMGMLPTRNFREGIFEGAGEIGHEALTDRYLLDRGGCFACAVRCKRVAGGGRFNADPRYGGPEYETLASFGCLCGVDDLEAILKAHELCNRFGMDTISCGMTIAWLMECVEEGVLTPGEANLRGFGDAEGMLRMVELIATRTGIGDVLAEGTYRAARRIGGGSDKLCLTIKGQEMAMHDPRGKVGVALGYGVAAAGADHLQVPYDTLFTNPESFGCEAVKPLGILDSMDLTGFAPSKVAAMAELWKIWGAINHLGGCYFVFAPRSYFPLERIPDLVESMTGWRTSLLEISKMGHRGHCAARIINRRLGLSMEDDMLPPRLHQPLPHGPFEGKPIDPEEYRKALIMFYNLMGWDDQGNPTESVRLALGLPLD
- a CDS encoding DNA-3-methyladenine glycosylase I, which produces MGDDKVRCPWALQDPLYIQYHDQEWGTPERDELKVFQHLCLEVFQFGLSWLLILKRRPFLMRALLDFEPMRLAEMDEEGVMAALQMPMMIRSPAKVLGVVNNARALLRMWDRGLSLSDQVWSAVGGVPIVSRRSIREPLPPSTEESRALSRRLKSLGFVFTGPVVCYSLMQAVGAVDDHGVECFRHSFNRNGGVGHGA
- a CDS encoding NAD(P)-dependent malic enzyme, which gives rise to MSDVYQRSVELHRAHRGKVSVESRVPLETREDLSLAYTPGVAEPCRLIEKDPDEAYQMTSKGSTVAVVTDGSAVLGLGDIGPLAALPVMEGKCCLFKRFAGLDAFPLCVDERDPDAFVDAVAKVSVSFGGINLEDISAPRCFEIEEKLQDRLDIPVFHDDQHGTAVVVAAGLLNALKLRGTPIQGCRIVMNGIGAAGSAIAEMLMHLGARDLVLCDRYGVMDPSDERLSHRQRELAARTNPAGVKGDLSEALKGAEVFIGVSKGGLLDQASIRSMGDRPVVFAMANPTPEIFPQEAKAAGAFVVATGRSDFPNQVNNCLGFPGIFKGALAVRARRINLEMKLAAAMAIAAVVQDSLEVDRIIPDPLDPRVVPAVAGAVADAAVKTRVARVSHGG
- a CDS encoding GGDEF domain-containing protein, producing the protein MILAFLMIQLAALGALLADLQRDRDIRDLGFLLGRVLQIFGWSMIFYRDVLPDGISVILGNSLMFAGICLDAATLVKLSRTPPRWYRRAVAAALAAFVGTVLLELPGVLQRERVMFICTLIHGGLMGLSSYMFFTAPKVSPLRMVLSASYGIAAAILFWRGWWLTGIGYYRLTDPSLPQVASILAAFGISTVSAISYGLLKKEWAIRQMRVLADQDGLTHLYNRRAFMRLGTEMFQRARSQGTPLWAMMIDIDHFKEINDTYGHSTGDEIISDLAFVMNKVLACHVTCRYGGEEFAALVLDPDASKARALAEALMAEVRRSSVMGISYTVSIGIAGMRGHKNLLGLINDADAAMYMAKRLGRNRIEVYRPGEPSADEDPMGDRKEREMEEALG
- a CDS encoding FKBP-type peptidyl-prolyl cis-trans isomerase, with amino-acid sequence MMGLKVEKNDRVRVHYEGTLNDGTVFDSSEGREPLEFVVGSGAVIGGFDSAVMGMAEGESKEVSIPCGEAYGPWSEELVFNVPRDAFPFEPEEGMVVRLSLPSGEDMAATVCEADDQTVTLDANHPLAGKDLNFRITLVGIDRQ
- a CDS encoding nitroreductase family protein; translated protein: MGGPYNSFLDLAKERFSLRRFSDRPVEDPVLLRCAEAARLAPSACNGQPWRMFMANRKEVTEPLGDVAFGGTYGMNSFAQKAPALVVVASSPLPWTARIGQFIGGVPFAPCDAAVATEHFVLQAQSEGLGSCWIGFFNFNGVARFLNLDRGLRPLFILALGYPPEGLTPPKRSRKPLEDLAKLL